A single Thermosynechococcus vestitus BP-1 DNA region contains:
- a CDS encoding extracellular solute-binding protein yields MATLMQRRHFCQGLFALGAIALSGCQASAHGGLTVHLLRKSLPPQLIQRFRQQAGVGIHLRLQETPQALADTLAAGNLGSAVLSLGDAWLNQAMSQHQIAPIPKTRIQNRFDWAEPWQPLLQAISQGDTLWGLPYRWGATALIYRRDFFADLGWEPTDWDVLWHPAVQGHYSLLNTPREVIGLTLKSLGLSYNSPAPHPELRERLQHLRQGCRFLSSDAYLQPLMLGSTQLAVGWSTDLLPLLQQDPQTYGAVFPASGTALWVDLWVCPREPNAAALAWLNYWWQPQVAERLSQFSPAPSPLVRNLRETLLSRYIPFATPTAFAKSEVLLPLDGATQKAYDTLWQEIFLTSS; encoded by the coding sequence GTGGCAACGCTGATGCAGCGGCGGCACTTTTGTCAGGGGTTGTTTGCCTTGGGGGCGATCGCCCTCAGCGGTTGCCAAGCAAGTGCCCATGGGGGGCTCACCGTTCATCTGCTGCGCAAATCCTTACCGCCTCAACTAATTCAGCGATTTCGTCAACAGGCAGGGGTGGGGATTCATCTGCGCCTGCAGGAAACCCCCCAAGCCTTAGCGGATACCCTTGCAGCAGGCAACCTAGGGTCAGCCGTCCTCAGTCTCGGGGACGCTTGGCTAAATCAGGCGATGAGCCAACACCAGATCGCCCCTATTCCCAAAACCCGAATTCAAAACCGATTTGACTGGGCTGAACCGTGGCAGCCGCTTCTCCAAGCCATCAGCCAAGGGGACACCTTGTGGGGGCTTCCCTATCGCTGGGGGGCAACCGCCCTCATTTATCGCCGCGATTTCTTTGCTGACTTGGGCTGGGAACCCACTGATTGGGATGTCCTATGGCACCCCGCAGTGCAGGGGCACTACAGCCTCTTGAATACCCCCCGCGAAGTGATTGGCTTAACCCTGAAATCCTTGGGGCTATCCTACAACAGCCCAGCCCCCCACCCGGAATTACGGGAACGCTTGCAGCACCTGCGCCAAGGCTGTCGTTTCTTGAGTTCTGACGCCTACTTGCAGCCCCTGATGCTCGGTAGCACGCAATTGGCAGTGGGTTGGTCAACGGATCTACTGCCGCTCCTGCAGCAAGATCCCCAGACCTACGGGGCCGTGTTTCCAGCCAGTGGCACAGCCCTTTGGGTGGACCTGTGGGTCTGTCCTCGGGAACCCAATGCCGCAGCCCTGGCTTGGTTGAACTACTGGTGGCAGCCCCAGGTTGCTGAACGACTGAGTCAGTTTAGCCCTGCTCCTTCACCCCTTGTGAGGAATCTCAGGGAAACCCTGTTGAGTCGGTATATTCCCTTTGCAACGCCGACGGCCTTTGCCAAGAGTGAAGTTCTGCTTCCCCTCGATGGGGCGACCCAAAAGGCCTATGACACCCTTTGGCAAGAGATTTTTCTAACGAGTTCCTAA
- a CDS encoding lipid-binding SYLF domain-containing protein — MELRFVMGRLHRLGSVIGGAIALIFIPHTTLGQNAPDSRMVQRVENATFVLGEFTFNSSNRIPPTIVQRAQGIAIIPNVVQAGFIFGGRRGAGILLVRNEKNQWSQPAFITMTGGSFGLQIGAQATDVVLAFMDKSVVMRSLAQSFRLGGNVSVAAGPVGGEVVSPTDPSPQVFSYTRSAGLFAGVALEGAKISFDRSASTRFYGRSNLTPMQIFENSPPLPSPPVLNGLYNALARAAR; from the coding sequence ATGGAATTGCGTTTTGTCATGGGACGCTTGCACCGGCTAGGGTCTGTCATTGGGGGGGCGATCGCCCTGATTTTTATCCCCCATACTACCCTTGGCCAAAATGCCCCTGATTCGCGCATGGTGCAGCGGGTCGAAAACGCCACATTTGTCCTCGGCGAGTTTACATTCAATAGCAGCAATCGCATTCCCCCAACAATTGTCCAGCGTGCCCAAGGGATTGCCATTATTCCCAATGTGGTTCAAGCTGGCTTTATCTTTGGTGGTCGGCGTGGTGCCGGCATTCTGCTTGTGCGCAATGAGAAGAACCAATGGAGTCAGCCTGCTTTTATTACAATGACCGGTGGGAGCTTTGGCCTGCAAATCGGCGCCCAAGCCACGGATGTCGTGCTGGCCTTCATGGATAAATCCGTCGTCATGCGCAGCTTGGCGCAGTCCTTTCGCTTAGGGGGCAATGTCTCCGTGGCCGCAGGCCCCGTGGGTGGAGAAGTTGTCAGTCCTACAGACCCTAGTCCCCAAGTCTTTTCCTACACCCGCAGTGCAGGTCTTTTTGCCGGCGTTGCCCTTGAGGGTGCCAAGATTAGTTTTGACCGTAGCGCCAGTACTCGCTTCTATGGCCGCTCCAACCTGACCCCGATGCAAATTTTCGAGAACTCGCCACCCCTCCCTTCCCCTCCCGTCCTCAATGGTCTCTACAATGCCCTTGCCCGTGCAGCTCGCTGA
- a CDS encoding NAD(P)H-quinone oxidoreductase subunit 5, protein MEPLYQYAWLIPVLPLLGALIVGFGLIAFSETTSKLRRPSAIFIMALMAIAMGHSLTLFWSQVQGHLPYTQMIEWAAAGNLHIAMGYVIDPLAALMLVIVTTVAFLVMLYSDGYMAHDPGYVRFFAYLSLFGSSMLGLVVSPNLVQVYIFWELVGMCSYLLIGFWYDRKSAAEAAQKAFVTNRVGDFGLLLGMVGLFWATGTFDFAGMGDRLTELVNTGLLSPSLAAILAILVFLGPVAKSAQFPLHVWLPDAMEGPTPISALIHAATMVAAGVFLIARMFPVFEQLPQVMTTIAWTGAFTAFMGATIAITQNDIKKSLAYSTISQLGYMVMGMGVGAYSAGLFHLMTHAYFKAMLFLGSGSVIHSMEGVVGHNPDLAQDMRYMGGLRKYMPITGATFLVGCLAISGVPPFAGFWSKDEILGAVFHANPAMWLLTWLTAGLTAFYMFRMYFMTFEGKFRNVPPERQEHHDHHSHHAAVPHESPWTMTLPLVVLAIPSTLIGFVGTPFNNLFEVFIHAPGEEKVAEHAVDLTEFLILGGSSVGIGLMGITVAYLMYLKGTPSPQAIAKAIQPLYQFSLHKWYFDELYEAVFIKGCRRLARQVLEVDYNVVDGVVNLTGFVTMVTGEGLKYLQNGRAQFYALIVLLAVLGFVIFSVQT, encoded by the coding sequence ATGGAACCCCTGTATCAATACGCTTGGCTGATTCCCGTTTTACCCCTCTTGGGAGCGCTGATTGTTGGCTTTGGCTTGATTGCCTTCTCAGAGACCACCTCGAAACTGCGGCGACCCAGTGCCATTTTCATCATGGCGTTGATGGCGATCGCCATGGGGCATTCCCTGACTCTTTTCTGGAGCCAAGTCCAAGGCCATCTCCCCTATACACAAATGATTGAATGGGCAGCGGCGGGCAATCTCCACATTGCCATGGGATACGTGATTGACCCCTTAGCAGCATTGATGTTGGTCATCGTCACAACGGTGGCCTTTTTAGTCATGCTCTACAGCGATGGCTACATGGCCCATGATCCGGGCTACGTGCGCTTTTTTGCCTACTTGAGCTTGTTTGGTTCCTCAATGCTGGGGTTGGTGGTCAGTCCCAACTTGGTGCAGGTTTACATCTTTTGGGAACTAGTGGGGATGTGTTCCTACCTGCTAATTGGCTTCTGGTATGACCGCAAAAGCGCCGCAGAAGCTGCACAAAAAGCCTTTGTCACCAACCGAGTTGGGGACTTTGGGCTCCTGTTGGGAATGGTGGGTCTGTTTTGGGCAACCGGCACATTTGACTTTGCCGGGATGGGCGATCGCCTGACGGAACTGGTCAATACGGGGCTACTTTCCCCTAGTCTTGCCGCCATTCTTGCTATCTTGGTCTTTCTAGGACCAGTGGCCAAATCTGCCCAATTTCCCCTGCACGTGTGGCTACCGGATGCCATGGAGGGTCCGACACCCATTTCCGCCTTGATTCACGCAGCAACCATGGTGGCAGCGGGGGTCTTCCTGATTGCGCGGATGTTCCCTGTGTTTGAGCAATTGCCCCAAGTCATGACGACCATTGCTTGGACGGGTGCCTTTACGGCGTTTATGGGGGCAACGATTGCCATCACCCAAAACGACATCAAAAAGAGCTTGGCCTATTCCACCATTTCCCAACTGGGGTACATGGTTATGGGGATGGGGGTAGGTGCTTACAGTGCTGGCCTCTTTCACCTGATGACCCATGCCTACTTCAAAGCGATGCTCTTCCTTGGATCGGGGTCAGTGATTCACAGCATGGAAGGGGTGGTTGGCCATAACCCAGACTTGGCCCAGGATATGCGCTATATGGGCGGTCTGCGCAAGTATATGCCGATTACGGGGGCAACGTTTCTAGTGGGGTGCTTGGCGATTTCTGGCGTGCCTCCCTTTGCCGGCTTTTGGTCGAAGGATGAAATTTTAGGTGCCGTCTTTCATGCCAACCCAGCAATGTGGCTGCTGACGTGGCTCACGGCTGGCTTAACCGCTTTTTACATGTTCCGCATGTACTTCATGACCTTTGAGGGCAAGTTCCGCAATGTGCCCCCAGAGCGACAGGAGCATCATGATCACCATAGCCACCACGCTGCCGTACCCCATGAATCTCCTTGGACGATGACACTGCCTTTGGTGGTTCTAGCGATTCCCTCAACCTTGATTGGTTTTGTGGGCACTCCCTTCAACAATCTCTTTGAAGTCTTTATCCATGCCCCTGGTGAGGAGAAGGTGGCGGAGCACGCGGTGGATTTGACGGAGTTCCTTATCCTTGGGGGTAGCTCTGTGGGGATTGGTCTGATGGGCATCACTGTGGCCTACCTGATGTACCTCAAGGGCACCCCCAGTCCGCAGGCGATCGCCAAAGCCATTCAACCGCTGTACCAGTTCTCACTGCATAAGTGGTATTTTGATGAACTCTATGAAGCGGTCTTTATCAAAGGCTGTCGGCGCTTGGCACGTCAGGTTTTGGAAGTGGACTACAACGTCGTTGATGGCGTGGTTAACCTCACGGGTTTTGTCACGATGGTCACCGGTGAAGGGCTGAAATACTTGCAAAATGGCCGTGCCCAATTCTACGCCCTCATTGTGCTGCTGGCGGTGTTGGGATTTGTCATCTTCTCAGTGCAAACCTAA
- the ndhD1 gene encoding photosynthetic/respiratory NAD(P)H-quinone oxidoreductase subunit D1 produces the protein MSTFPWLTTIILFPIVAALAIPFIPDPTGKGRPIRWYALAVGLIDFALIVYAFTNFYDLNTPGMQLWESYDWIPEIGLRWSVGADGLSMPLILLTGFITTLAILAAWPVTLKPRLFYFLMLAMYGGQIAVFAVQDMLVFFLAWELELIPVYLLLAIWGGHKRQYAATKFILYTAGSSLFILVAGLAMAFYGDTVSFDMQTLAAKDYALGFQLLVYAGFLVAYGVKLPIVPLHTWLPDAHGEATAPVHMLLAGILLKMGGYALIRMNVDMLPAAHAKFAPVLVILGVVNIIYAALTSYAQRNLKRKIAYSSISHIGFVLIGIASFTNLGMSGAVLQMVSHGLIGASLFFLVGATYDRTHTLILEEMGGVGQKMKKIFAMFTACSLASLALPGMSGFVAELMVFIGFATSDAYSLPFRVIVVFLAAVGVILTPIYLLSMLREIFYGPENKELVEHEALVDAEPREVFIIACLLVPIIGIGLYPKLLTQIYDATTGQVIARAREVLPTLAQQTEQPLGILPMVAPQLKANAQ, from the coding sequence ATGAGTACGTTTCCTTGGCTGACAACAATTATCCTGTTTCCCATTGTGGCTGCCTTGGCGATTCCCTTCATTCCAGATCCTACGGGCAAAGGCCGCCCCATCCGCTGGTATGCCCTGGCGGTGGGGTTGATTGACTTTGCCTTGATTGTCTATGCCTTCACCAATTTCTATGACCTAAACACCCCCGGCATGCAACTGTGGGAAAGCTATGACTGGATTCCCGAAATTGGCCTGCGCTGGTCAGTGGGGGCCGATGGGCTCTCAATGCCCCTGATTTTACTCACGGGCTTTATTACGACGCTGGCGATTTTGGCGGCTTGGCCAGTCACCCTGAAACCGCGACTGTTTTACTTTTTGATGCTGGCGATGTACGGTGGCCAGATTGCTGTTTTTGCCGTCCAGGATATGCTGGTGTTTTTCCTGGCGTGGGAACTGGAACTCATTCCCGTGTACCTGCTCTTGGCAATTTGGGGCGGCCACAAGCGTCAATACGCGGCAACAAAGTTTATTCTCTACACCGCCGGTAGTTCCCTTTTTATTTTGGTGGCGGGCTTGGCGATGGCCTTCTATGGCGACACCGTCAGCTTTGATATGCAAACCTTGGCGGCCAAGGACTATGCCCTTGGTTTTCAACTGCTGGTCTATGCAGGGTTTTTGGTGGCCTATGGCGTCAAGCTGCCGATTGTCCCCCTACATACATGGCTGCCGGATGCCCACGGTGAAGCAACAGCGCCAGTGCACATGCTCCTGGCGGGGATTCTCCTGAAGATGGGAGGCTATGCCCTAATTCGCATGAATGTGGATATGCTGCCGGCAGCCCATGCCAAGTTTGCCCCCGTTTTGGTGATTTTGGGGGTTGTGAATATCATCTATGCGGCGTTGACCTCCTATGCTCAGCGGAATCTCAAGCGCAAAATTGCCTACTCTTCGATTTCCCACATAGGCTTTGTCCTGATTGGAATTGCCTCCTTTACCAACTTGGGTATGAGTGGGGCGGTACTGCAAATGGTCTCCCACGGGTTGATTGGCGCGAGCCTCTTCTTCTTGGTGGGGGCTACCTATGACCGTACCCACACACTGATTCTGGAGGAAATGGGCGGTGTTGGCCAGAAAATGAAGAAAATTTTTGCCATGTTTACCGCCTGCTCCTTGGCCTCCCTTGCTTTGCCGGGGATGAGTGGCTTTGTGGCTGAGCTGATGGTCTTTATTGGCTTTGCCACCAGTGATGCCTATTCTTTGCCCTTCCGTGTGATTGTGGTCTTTTTGGCAGCGGTGGGGGTCATCCTGACACCGATTTATCTGCTCTCGATGCTGCGGGAAATTTTCTACGGCCCCGAAAACAAGGAACTGGTTGAGCATGAGGCCCTTGTGGATGCTGAACCCCGTGAAGTGTTTATCATTGCCTGTCTGTTGGTGCCGATTATTGGCATTGGCCTCTATCCCAAGCTATTGACGCAAATTTACGATGCCACGACCGGTCAGGTGATTGCGCGGGCACGGGAGGTGCTACCGACCCTGGCTCAGCAGACGGAGCAGCCCCTGGGGATTCTGCCGATGGTGGCACCGCAACTCAAGGCCAATGCCCAGTAA
- a CDS encoding IS481-like element ISTel1 family transposase, producing the protein MPRIHANARTTPRIRREIQQAPASISHRELARRYGIHRHTVAKWRKRATVEDKSTRPHRLQTTLTEAQELVIVEVRKLLLLPLDDLLVLARTFLNPNLSRSALDRCLRRHGVSNLRILQKERESLEGSPKSTTRQFKAYAPGFIHIDVKYLPQMPDEEQRRYLFVAIDRATRWVYLAIHEEKSAESATRFLANVLANAPFVVRTVLTDNGKEFTDRFSSAGERQPTGHHPFDQLCREKRITHRLIQPRHPQTNGMVERFNGRIAEILRAERFVSAADLQETLTRYLWAYNHRIPQRVLGHMTPIEKLRWWQTERPDLFVSRVDNVTGLDTY; encoded by the coding sequence ATGCCACGTATTCATGCCAACGCCCGAACGACACCCCGAATTCGCCGTGAAATCCAACAAGCACCGGCTTCGATCAGTCATCGCGAGCTTGCCAGACGTTACGGGATCCACCGGCACACGGTAGCGAAATGGCGTAAGCGCGCAACCGTTGAAGACAAAAGCACCCGCCCGCACCGCCTGCAAACGACGCTTACGGAAGCGCAAGAGCTTGTGATCGTTGAGGTGCGTAAGCTCCTTTTGCTGCCTCTTGATGACCTTCTCGTTCTTGCCCGGACGTTCCTCAACCCCAATCTGAGCCGCTCAGCGCTGGATCGCTGCCTGCGTCGCCACGGAGTCTCGAACCTCAGGATACTGCAAAAGGAACGCGAAAGCCTCGAAGGCAGTCCCAAAAGCACCACGCGGCAGTTCAAAGCGTACGCACCTGGGTTCATCCACATCGACGTCAAATACCTGCCACAAATGCCGGATGAGGAGCAGCGCCGCTACCTCTTTGTCGCGATTGATCGGGCAACGCGCTGGGTCTATTTGGCAATCCACGAGGAGAAGAGCGCAGAATCGGCAACGCGCTTTCTTGCAAATGTCCTTGCCAACGCTCCTTTCGTGGTGCGTACGGTGCTGACTGATAACGGCAAGGAGTTTACCGACCGTTTCTCCTCCGCAGGCGAACGCCAACCCACGGGACACCATCCGTTTGATCAGCTCTGTCGTGAAAAGCGCATCACCCATCGGCTCATCCAACCCCGCCATCCGCAAACCAACGGGATGGTGGAACGCTTCAACGGCCGCATTGCGGAGATTCTGCGCGCTGAACGCTTTGTCTCGGCAGCCGACTTGCAAGAGACGCTCACGCGATACCTTTGGGCGTACAATCACCGCATTCCCCAACGCGTTTTGGGCCACATGACTCCCATTGAGAAACTGCGATGGTGGCAAACTGAGCGACCAGACCTCTTCGTTTCAAGGGTAGATAATGTCACGGGTCTTGACACTTACTAA
- a CDS encoding CCA tRNA nucleotidyltransferase → MVVVQPFDFSRWPIAVSDLPADTYLVGGAVRDALLGRTTLYPDLDFIVPRDAIGLSKKLADKYKAGWVLLDRDRGIARLVFPQTTVDIAQRHGETLLNDLSDRDFRINAIAYDIHHHHIVDPLGGLLDVQRRQIHYVAPENLAADPLRLLRAYRQAAQLQLTITPETRQVIQTLAPQLRRVAAERVRVELSYLLSAVEGAAQVTLAFRDGVLAVWLPSVTEERMTHYHALESTLANFPFPALWPALTKSIAATNAPGEPQRRTLAALAKLTCLVNASDRQAAEELTALTYTTDEIRIVQVLCRLLSHWLVPLQQPLNREQAFYLFRAAGRYFPAFVALALSRGIPKGHLVPLVKGWLDPQDAIAHPPQLVRGADLVEVFHVSPGPRVGELLQAVEAAQARGEISDRPQALAYVAQLLKGSTKPKPS, encoded by the coding sequence ATGGTCGTCGTTCAACCCTTTGATTTTAGCCGCTGGCCCATTGCTGTCAGTGATTTACCCGCCGATACGTACCTTGTGGGGGGGGCGGTGCGGGATGCTCTCCTCGGTCGGACCACGTTGTACCCTGACTTGGATTTTATTGTGCCGAGGGATGCCATTGGCCTGAGCAAAAAATTGGCGGATAAGTACAAGGCTGGATGGGTTCTTTTGGATCGCGATCGCGGGATTGCCCGCTTAGTCTTTCCCCAGACGACGGTGGATATTGCGCAGCGGCATGGTGAGACGCTCTTAAACGATTTGAGCGATCGCGATTTTCGGATCAATGCCATTGCCTACGACATTCACCACCACCACATTGTCGATCCCCTCGGTGGCCTCTTAGATGTACAACGCCGCCAAATCCACTATGTGGCGCCAGAAAATCTTGCCGCTGATCCATTGCGACTCCTACGCGCCTATCGCCAAGCCGCTCAACTCCAATTGACGATTACGCCCGAAACACGGCAGGTGATCCAAACCCTGGCCCCCCAACTGCGACGAGTGGCAGCGGAACGGGTACGGGTAGAACTCAGTTATCTCCTCAGTGCTGTTGAGGGTGCGGCTCAAGTGACCCTCGCCTTTCGCGATGGGGTATTGGCGGTGTGGTTGCCTTCGGTAACTGAGGAGCGGATGACCCACTACCATGCCCTTGAATCCACCCTGGCCAATTTCCCTTTCCCTGCCCTGTGGCCGGCGCTGACGAAATCCATTGCCGCAACGAATGCCCCCGGCGAACCCCAACGGCGAACCCTAGCGGCTTTGGCCAAGCTCACCTGCCTCGTGAATGCCAGCGATCGCCAAGCTGCGGAGGAATTGACTGCCCTCACCTACACCACTGATGAAATTCGCATTGTCCAAGTTCTGTGCCGACTCCTCAGCCACTGGTTAGTCCCCCTCCAACAGCCCCTGAACCGTGAGCAAGCCTTCTATCTATTCCGCGCCGCAGGCCGCTATTTTCCAGCCTTTGTTGCTCTTGCCCTTAGCCGTGGTATCCCCAAAGGGCATCTGGTCCCCCTGGTCAAAGGGTGGTTAGACCCTCAGGATGCCATTGCCCATCCTCCCCAGTTGGTGCGAGGTGCTGATCTGGTGGAAGTGTTTCACGTCTCGCCGGGGCCGCGTGTGGGTGAATTGTTGCAAGCGGTGGAAGCCGCCCAAGCGCGGGGAGAAATTAGCGATCGCCCCCAAGCCCTCGCCTATGTCGCCCAACTCCTCAAGGGGTCAACCAAACCAAAGCCGAGTTAG
- a CDS encoding pentapeptide repeat-containing protein codes for MTLETLLSEFARGVRNFRGVNLAGSVFPLVQLSHIDLAGANLQGINWSGADLIKANLANANLRGANLIGADLSGANLTDANLQDAILSGAVLVGAYLSRANLQRAVLSGAILKGAVLHDSNLKDTNVVGADLSEADLTGAIARRQDLEEAKLSGTILPNGEVVFDQGEGEEVPLPTPTATPQPMATANETTLIEWTNEQVIQMLILQQHPLPSTYQSADLKVVDLGNHCYQLRTVTDTVVAVVEGASVADEKVTLFTEAPFADLVASVLQAHSFLPTQYVSEPLPAWQYEQLAIPQGGEVRLGTARQLWKTWWLLLKSAAAEQEQSQLQLLVGKEWQPIREIAFSPAAAGGLIIKTAGGDRHYPGDASLIWLEKMPAASLATSTPAPTLTVPPWKGLLKFDNNRLTIQTVAGPVCVEGENLTVIIGGQTIDLNQL; via the coding sequence ATGACCCTTGAAACCTTGTTAAGTGAATTTGCCCGTGGAGTGCGGAATTTCCGTGGTGTTAATTTGGCAGGCAGTGTGTTTCCTTTAGTACAACTTAGCCATATTGATCTGGCGGGAGCCAATCTGCAGGGCATTAATTGGAGTGGAGCGGATTTGATTAAGGCTAACCTTGCCAATGCCAATCTGCGGGGAGCTAACTTGATTGGGGCAGATCTCAGTGGGGCTAACCTTACCGATGCGAACCTGCAGGACGCAATCCTAAGTGGTGCTGTTTTGGTGGGCGCCTACCTCTCCCGAGCCAATTTGCAGCGTGCAGTCCTAAGCGGTGCCATCCTCAAGGGGGCAGTTCTCCATGACAGTAATCTCAAGGATACGAATGTGGTGGGAGCGGATTTATCGGAGGCGGATTTGACGGGGGCGATCGCCCGCCGCCAAGACTTGGAGGAGGCCAAGCTCTCAGGCACCATCCTACCCAACGGTGAAGTGGTTTTTGATCAAGGGGAAGGGGAGGAGGTACCATTGCCAACCCCTACCGCAACTCCTCAGCCAATGGCGACTGCTAACGAAACCACGCTCATTGAGTGGACGAATGAGCAGGTGATTCAAATGCTGATCCTGCAACAGCACCCCTTGCCCAGTACCTATCAAAGTGCCGATTTAAAAGTGGTGGATTTAGGCAATCACTGTTATCAACTGCGCACTGTCACTGACACGGTCGTTGCAGTGGTGGAGGGAGCCAGTGTGGCCGATGAAAAAGTGACCCTTTTTACCGAGGCACCCTTTGCAGATTTAGTGGCCAGTGTACTCCAAGCCCATTCATTTTTGCCCACCCAATACGTCAGTGAACCGCTGCCCGCATGGCAGTACGAGCAGCTAGCGATTCCCCAGGGGGGCGAGGTGCGTTTGGGAACGGCGCGGCAACTCTGGAAGACTTGGTGGCTGCTGCTGAAGTCGGCTGCTGCTGAGCAAGAGCAGTCGCAATTGCAACTCTTGGTGGGTAAGGAGTGGCAGCCCATTCGCGAGATTGCCTTTTCACCCGCGGCAGCGGGGGGGCTGATCATTAAGACAGCGGGGGGCGATCGCCACTATCCTGGGGATGCCTCACTGATTTGGCTAGAAAAAATGCCCGCGGCATCCCTGGCAACGAGTACCCCAGCGCCAACTCTGACTGTCCCTCCGTGGAAGGGGCTACTGAAATTTGACAATAACCGTTTGACGATTCAAACCGTAGCTGGACCAGTCTGTGTTGAGGGGGAAAATCTGACGGTGATCATTGGTGGGCAAACGATTGATCTCAACCAGCTCTGA
- a CDS encoding glucose-6-phosphate isomerase — MDALALWQHYQDWLYYHPELEFYVDVSRMGLTPEVVHRLEPAFERAFEQMKELEAGAIANPDEGRMVGHYWLRDPDLAPSPELRSQIRDAIAQVKQFSQQVHSGAIAPPQGGHFTEILSIGIGGSALGPQFVAAALAPVHPPLNIHFLDNTDPAGFERVFAELGDRLRTTLVLVISKSGGTPETRNGMLEAQARFQRAGLAFADHAVAVTLPGSGLAQVAESNGWLAIFPMFDWVGGRTSELSTVGLLPAALQGIDIDDLLMGAKLMDQATRVPNIRQNPAALLALAWHHAGKGRGEKDMVILPYKDSLLLFSRYLQQLVMESLGKETDLNGNIVHQGIAVYGNKGTTDQHAYVQQLRDGLPNFFVTFIEVLRDGQEPSIEVEPGITAGDYLSGLLLGTRQALYEKNRPSLTVTIPEVTPKTVGALIALYERAVGLYGFLVNINAYHQPGVEAGKKAAAANLALQRQIVKVLEQSDEPLDLGAIAGAINAPDQLERIYLILRHLAANDRGIEQLGDPAQPSQLQFRWQR; from the coding sequence ATGGATGCTTTGGCTCTGTGGCAGCATTACCAAGACTGGTTGTACTATCACCCCGAACTGGAGTTCTATGTGGATGTTAGTCGCATGGGGCTGACTCCAGAAGTTGTCCATCGCCTAGAGCCAGCCTTTGAGCGCGCCTTTGAGCAGATGAAGGAATTGGAGGCGGGGGCGATCGCCAACCCCGATGAAGGGCGCATGGTGGGTCATTACTGGCTGCGGGATCCAGACTTAGCCCCTAGTCCGGAGTTGCGCTCGCAAATCCGCGATGCGATCGCCCAAGTAAAGCAGTTTAGCCAGCAAGTCCACAGTGGGGCCATTGCCCCACCCCAAGGGGGTCACTTTACAGAAATTCTCTCAATTGGCATTGGTGGCTCTGCCCTGGGTCCGCAGTTTGTCGCCGCTGCCCTCGCGCCCGTCCATCCTCCCCTGAACATTCATTTTTTGGACAACACGGATCCGGCAGGCTTTGAACGGGTCTTTGCGGAATTGGGCGATCGCCTGCGCACCACTCTCGTGCTTGTCATTTCCAAATCGGGGGGGACACCGGAAACCCGCAACGGCATGCTAGAAGCCCAAGCCCGCTTCCAACGCGCCGGTCTGGCCTTTGCCGATCACGCCGTGGCCGTCACCCTGCCCGGCAGTGGCCTTGCCCAAGTGGCGGAGTCAAACGGTTGGCTTGCCATTTTCCCAATGTTTGACTGGGTGGGGGGACGCACCTCCGAACTCTCAACGGTGGGCCTATTGCCCGCAGCCCTGCAAGGGATTGACATTGATGACCTGCTCATGGGAGCAAAATTGATGGATCAGGCAACGCGTGTGCCGAATATCCGCCAAAATCCCGCCGCCCTCCTCGCCCTAGCTTGGCACCATGCAGGCAAGGGTCGGGGGGAAAAAGATATGGTTATCCTGCCGTACAAAGACAGTCTGCTGCTGTTTAGCCGCTACTTGCAGCAGTTGGTGATGGAGTCCCTCGGCAAGGAAACCGATCTCAACGGCAACATTGTCCACCAAGGGATTGCCGTCTATGGCAACAAGGGAACCACCGATCAACACGCCTATGTACAGCAGTTACGGGATGGCCTACCTAACTTTTTTGTTACCTTTATTGAAGTGTTGCGGGATGGTCAAGAACCCAGCATTGAGGTGGAGCCGGGAATCACGGCGGGGGATTACCTCAGTGGCCTGCTCCTCGGCACCCGCCAAGCTCTCTATGAAAAGAATCGCCCCTCGCTGACGGTCACCATTCCAGAGGTGACCCCCAAAACCGTGGGTGCCCTGATTGCCCTCTACGAGCGAGCGGTGGGTCTCTATGGCTTCTTGGTGAATATCAATGCCTACCATCAGCCGGGGGTGGAAGCTGGGAAAAAAGCAGCAGCGGCAAACTTGGCGCTGCAACGCCAGATTGTCAAAGTCTTAGAACAAAGTGATGAGCCCCTCGACTTGGGGGCGATCGCCGGCGCTATCAATGCTCCCGATCAACTGGAGCGGATTTACCTGATTCTGCGGCACCTGGCGGCCAACGATCGCGGTATTGAGCAACTGGGGGATCCCGCTCAGCCGAGTCAATTGCAGTTTCGGTGGCAACGCTGA
- a CDS encoding YciI family protein: protein MPWFVKIERGIVDKATFDCYVPAHRAYVRSLIAAGHQARTGYWAERGGGMLLFHADSRKTAEEIVARDPLVQHQCVHYELHEWCIVEAPD from the coding sequence ATGCCATGGTTTGTCAAAATTGAGCGCGGCATTGTGGACAAAGCAACCTTTGATTGCTATGTTCCTGCCCATCGGGCCTATGTGCGCTCCCTCATTGCCGCCGGACATCAAGCCCGCACGGGATACTGGGCTGAGCGAGGGGGTGGCATGCTGTTGTTTCATGCCGATTCCCGCAAGACGGCTGAGGAAATTGTTGCCCGTGATCCCCTCGTCCAACACCAGTGCGTTCACTACGAACTCCATGAGTGGTGTATTGTCGAAGCACCGGATTAG